A section of the Saccharopolyspora gregorii genome encodes:
- the dacB gene encoding D-alanyl-D-alanine carboxypeptidase/D-alanyl-D-alanine endopeptidase gives MSSWNWPKAGDELEQGLGPHHLGGRRDDGPVPPHAATTTSSHAGRTRYAVPREPRTLLTVRTGVCRQPRQPNEQGGARRRWVSVLVLLLLGFVVGPVTSAPIASASAEADALRGDLDKILADPRLTDAHAGVVVRDPETDEVLYDKQAEAPVTPASNAKLLTSAAALEELGPDYRFNTQVQAAAPRDGSVLRGDLYLRGTGDPTMRPADYDRLAEQVAASGVRTVQGRLLTDDTWFDNVRLGTGWDPADEPYPYAAPISALTVAPNEDFDAGTVQLRVSPTPVGAPVQVETEPATDAVRLDVQATTGQPDSPSTLQVTREQGSDRVIVSGSLPAGSEPVEELTTVPDPTAYAGDVFARALRAHGVEVAETGSGVVPADADVLAEHESMPLRELLTPFLKLSNNGHAEVLTKAMGRQARGEGSWPAGIEVITERLAGLGLDPAALHLVDGSGLSPMDEVSPEQLTLLLDNAGQRPWFADFHAALPVAGEPDELVGGTLRNRMGDTAAAGNVHAKTGSLTGATALSGYVTAANGRPLVFSVIFNDYRDAAPTDLQDAIAVRLAEHSGADEQSRRPATVLRKIVPAAGADSGLECSWIKSC, from the coding sequence GTGAGCTCGTGGAACTGGCCGAAAGCCGGTGACGAACTCGAACAGGGCCTCGGACCGCATCATCTCGGTGGCCGCCGGGACGACGGGCCGGTACCGCCACATGCAGCTACGACCACAAGCTCCCACGCCGGCCGGACCCGGTACGCAGTCCCGCGAGAACCGCGCACCCTGCTCACCGTCCGGACCGGCGTCTGCCGTCAACCCCGCCAACCCAACGAGCAAGGAGGCGCGAGGCGTCGATGGGTGTCCGTTCTAGTTCTGTTACTGCTCGGCTTCGTCGTCGGGCCGGTGACTTCCGCACCGATCGCATCGGCTTCGGCCGAAGCCGATGCGCTACGGGGTGATCTGGACAAGATCCTGGCCGATCCACGCCTGACCGATGCCCATGCGGGAGTGGTGGTGCGGGATCCGGAGACCGATGAGGTGCTCTACGACAAGCAGGCCGAGGCGCCGGTGACACCTGCCTCGAACGCGAAGCTGCTCACCTCGGCGGCGGCCCTGGAGGAACTGGGCCCGGACTACCGGTTCAACACCCAGGTGCAGGCCGCCGCGCCGCGAGACGGATCCGTGCTGCGCGGTGACCTGTACCTGCGCGGCACTGGTGATCCGACGATGCGGCCCGCCGATTACGACCGGCTGGCCGAACAGGTCGCGGCGTCCGGCGTGCGGACCGTGCAGGGCCGGTTGCTGACCGATGACACGTGGTTCGACAACGTGCGGCTGGGCACCGGCTGGGACCCGGCCGACGAGCCGTACCCCTACGCGGCCCCGATCTCGGCGCTGACGGTCGCCCCGAACGAGGACTTCGACGCCGGCACCGTCCAGCTGCGCGTGTCCCCGACGCCGGTGGGCGCCCCGGTTCAAGTCGAAACGGAGCCCGCGACCGACGCCGTGCGGCTCGACGTGCAGGCCACGACCGGGCAGCCCGATTCGCCTTCGACCTTGCAGGTGACTCGCGAGCAGGGCAGCGACCGGGTCATCGTGTCGGGCTCGTTGCCCGCGGGCTCCGAGCCGGTGGAGGAACTCACCACCGTCCCCGACCCCACCGCCTACGCAGGGGACGTGTTCGCCCGCGCACTCCGCGCGCACGGCGTCGAGGTCGCCGAAACCGGTTCCGGCGTGGTTCCGGCGGACGCGGACGTACTCGCCGAACACGAGTCGATGCCGCTGCGCGAGCTGCTCACCCCGTTCCTGAAGCTGAGCAACAACGGTCACGCCGAGGTGCTGACGAAGGCGATGGGCAGGCAAGCTCGCGGCGAGGGCTCGTGGCCCGCGGGCATCGAGGTGATCACCGAGCGGCTCGCCGGGCTCGGGTTGGATCCAGCGGCACTGCACCTCGTCGACGGCTCCGGGCTCTCGCCGATGGACGAAGTCTCGCCGGAGCAGTTGACGTTGTTGCTGGACAACGCAGGGCAACGCCCGTGGTTCGCGGATTTCCACGCAGCGCTGCCAGTGGCGGGAGAACCGGACGAGTTGGTCGGCGGCACGCTGCGCAACCGGATGGGTGACACGGCGGCCGCGGGCAACGTGCACGCGAAGACCGGCTCACTCACCGGTGCGACCGCGCTCTCCGGCTACGTCACCGCCGCGAACGGGCGTCCGCTGGTGTTCTCGGTGATCTTCAACGACTACCGGGACGCTGCGCCGACCGATCTCCAAGACGCGATCGCCGTGCGGCTGGCCGAGCACTCGGGCGCGGACGAACAATCGCGCCGCCCGGCCACCGTGCTCAGGAAGATCGTTCCGGCCGCGGGCGCTGATTCGGGCTTGGAATGCTCTTGGATCAAGTCCTGCTGA
- a CDS encoding MFS transporter gives MATGTGAGRVAHAGWVVPLCWSAVLLDGFDLVVLGSVLPVLLDQGQWGLTPATASLASTAGLLGMAIGALGFGTVTDVIGRRTALMVSVAGFSLLTALCAVAPSLLVFGVLRFLAGLGLGGCVPTAIALVTEHARPGRNGAASTTIMTGYHVGAILTAVLGILVLPALGWRSMFLFGAAPALVLVPLMVRYLPESESFRRSATAGAGVRGGLDTVAGLFRGGFARSTLAFWAASFMGLLLVYGLNTWLPEIMRVAGYPLGAALGLLLALNLGAVFGLVVAGFVADRAGIRTVTIGWFLAAAVFLAALSIRLPEAGVYAAVFVAGSFVFSAQVLVYAFIGRAYPAETRATGLGWSAGVGRIGAICGPLLGGALLTAGIAYPWGFYAYAAVGVLGALGIALVRAPGRG, from the coding sequence GTGGCTACCGGAACCGGCGCCGGACGTGTCGCTCACGCCGGGTGGGTGGTACCGCTGTGCTGGAGCGCGGTGCTGCTCGACGGGTTCGACCTGGTGGTGCTGGGCAGCGTGCTGCCGGTGCTGCTCGACCAGGGGCAGTGGGGGCTCACCCCGGCGACGGCCTCGCTCGCGTCCACCGCCGGGCTGCTCGGGATGGCGATCGGGGCGCTGGGCTTCGGCACCGTCACCGACGTGATCGGCCGCCGCACCGCGCTGATGGTGTCCGTCGCCGGCTTCTCGCTGCTCACCGCGCTGTGCGCGGTGGCGCCCTCGTTGCTGGTGTTCGGGGTGCTGCGGTTCCTCGCCGGGCTCGGTCTCGGCGGCTGCGTGCCGACCGCGATCGCGCTGGTCACCGAGCACGCGCGGCCCGGCCGCAACGGTGCCGCCAGCACCACGATCATGACCGGGTACCACGTGGGCGCGATCCTCACCGCCGTGCTCGGCATCCTGGTGCTGCCCGCGCTGGGCTGGCGGTCGATGTTCCTGTTCGGCGCGGCGCCCGCGCTGGTGCTGGTCCCGCTGATGGTGCGGTACCTGCCCGAGTCGGAGTCGTTCCGGCGTTCGGCGACGGCGGGAGCCGGGGTGCGCGGTGGGCTGGACACCGTCGCGGGCCTGTTCCGCGGCGGGTTCGCGCGCAGCACGCTGGCGTTCTGGGCGGCCTCGTTCATGGGCCTGCTGCTGGTGTACGGCCTCAACACCTGGCTGCCGGAGATCATGCGGGTGGCCGGTTATCCGCTGGGGGCGGCGCTGGGACTGCTGCTCGCGCTGAACCTGGGCGCGGTGTTCGGGCTCGTCGTCGCCGGGTTCGTGGCGGACCGGGCCGGGATCAGGACGGTGACGATCGGCTGGTTCCTCGCGGCCGCGGTGTTCCTCGCCGCGCTCAGCATCCGGTTGCCGGAGGCCGGTGTGTACGCGGCGGTCTTCGTCGCGGGCAGCTTCGTGTTCAGCGCGCAGGTGCTGGTGTACGCGTTCATCGGCCGCGCCTACCCGGCGGAGACCAGGGCCACCGGGCTCGGCTGGTCCGCGGGTGTGGGGCGCATCGGCGCGATTTGCGGGCCGCTGCTCGGTGGGGCGCTGCTCACCGCGGGTATCGCGTACCCGTGGGGCTTCTACGCGTACGCGGCCGTCGGGGTGCTGGGAGCGCTCGGCATCGCCCTGGTGCGGGCGCCGGGACGCGGGTGA
- a CDS encoding SRPBCC family protein, whose protein sequence is MTHDDTPRLDLQHSTSVAAPPERIYPLISDITRYGEWSPESTGGEWLSGTPGAVGSRFRGDNDNGERTWSSECEVLVAEQDRRFAFGVLSGSERPDNSVWSFEIEPEGSGSRLTQRYVLQALTAPIQEFLSQQEDGGAQFVETRTAQLKDALRQTVDGIKKAAEQG, encoded by the coding sequence GTGACTCATGACGACACCCCCCGGTTGGACCTGCAGCACTCGACCTCCGTCGCCGCACCGCCGGAACGGATCTACCCGCTGATCAGCGACATCACCCGGTACGGCGAGTGGAGCCCGGAGAGCACCGGCGGTGAATGGCTGTCCGGCACGCCCGGTGCGGTCGGCTCCCGGTTCCGCGGGGACAACGACAACGGCGAACGCACCTGGTCCAGCGAGTGCGAGGTGCTCGTCGCCGAGCAAGACCGCCGCTTCGCGTTCGGCGTGCTGTCCGGTTCGGAGCGGCCCGACAACTCCGTGTGGTCCTTCGAGATCGAGCCGGAGGGCTCGGGTTCCCGGCTCACCCAGCGGTACGTGTTGCAGGCGCTGACCGCGCCGATCCAGGAGTTCCTCTCCCAGCAGGAGGACGGCGGCGCCCAGTTCGTCGAGACCCGCACCGCGCAGCTGAAGGACGCGCTGCGCCAGACCGTGGACGGCATCAAGAAGGCCGCCGAGCAGGGCTGA
- a CDS encoding peptidylprolyl isomerase codes for MAEDNGSLVGKTVTATLHTSQGDIRINLFPNQAPKTVGNFVGLAEGTKEYTSPNARGERSGPFYDGVIFHRVIDGFMIQTGDPTGTGRGGPGYEFVDEFHPELQFDKPYVLGMANPGRPNMNGSQFFITVARTPHLNYKHTIFGEVADQESREVVDAIAHTATGAQDRPLTDIVIEKVSVELGE; via the coding sequence GTGGCTGAAGACAACGGATCGCTCGTCGGGAAGACCGTGACCGCGACCCTGCACACCTCGCAGGGCGACATCCGGATCAACCTCTTCCCGAACCAGGCGCCGAAAACGGTGGGCAACTTCGTGGGGCTCGCCGAAGGGACCAAGGAGTACACGAGCCCGAACGCCCGCGGTGAGCGTTCCGGCCCGTTCTACGACGGCGTGATCTTCCACCGGGTCATCGACGGCTTCATGATCCAGACCGGGGACCCGACCGGCACCGGCCGTGGCGGCCCCGGGTACGAGTTCGTCGACGAGTTCCACCCGGAGCTGCAGTTCGACAAGCCGTACGTGCTGGGCATGGCCAACCCGGGCCGGCCGAACATGAACGGTTCGCAGTTCTTCATCACGGTCGCGCGCACGCCGCACCTGAACTACAAGCACACCATCTTCGGCGAGGTCGCCGACCAGGAGTCCCGCGAGGTCGTGGACGCCATCGCGCACACCGCGACCGGCGCGCAGGACCGCCCGCTCACCGACATCGTCATCGAGAAGGTCTCCGTGGAGCTCGGCGAGTGA
- a CDS encoding rhomboid family intramembrane serine protease: protein MSVPPGQPAGPEEAAPLPGCARHPDRPTGLRCTRCERPACPDCLREASVGYHCVDCLAQSSRGGREAMTVAGARINAKPVVVPVLIVLNVLAFAAMAFQAGSIQNNAASEVFYQFSLWPVGVAGGQWIRLLSSGFLHIGPIHLLMNMVALWIIGRDLETVLGRLRFTAVYFLSLLGGSALVFLLGAADQPVAGASGAVYGLMGGIAIAALRLKVSLRPVLIVIALNIVLSISIPGISLLGHLGGLALGAAATAALVYAPRERRVPVQAAALGGLLLLLVVVVVTRDLSMGPIHCIADRCFGG, encoded by the coding sequence ATGAGCGTTCCACCCGGTCAACCGGCCGGTCCGGAGGAAGCGGCGCCCCTGCCCGGGTGCGCCCGCCACCCGGACCGGCCGACCGGGCTGCGCTGCACGCGCTGCGAGCGCCCGGCCTGCCCGGACTGCCTCCGCGAGGCCTCCGTCGGCTACCACTGCGTGGACTGCCTGGCGCAGAGCTCCCGCGGCGGCCGGGAGGCCATGACCGTCGCCGGGGCGCGGATCAACGCGAAGCCCGTCGTGGTGCCGGTGCTGATCGTGCTGAACGTGCTGGCGTTCGCCGCGATGGCGTTCCAGGCGGGCAGCATCCAGAACAACGCGGCCTCCGAGGTCTTCTACCAGTTCTCGCTGTGGCCGGTGGGCGTCGCGGGCGGGCAGTGGATCCGCCTGCTGAGCTCCGGTTTCCTGCACATCGGTCCGATCCACCTGCTGATGAACATGGTGGCGTTGTGGATCATCGGGCGGGACCTGGAGACGGTGCTCGGGCGGTTGCGCTTCACCGCCGTCTACTTCCTGTCGCTGCTCGGCGGCAGCGCGCTGGTGTTCCTGCTCGGCGCCGCGGACCAGCCGGTCGCCGGTGCGTCCGGTGCGGTCTACGGGCTGATGGGCGGAATCGCGATCGCGGCGCTGCGGCTGAAGGTGAGCCTGCGGCCGGTGCTCATCGTGATCGCCCTGAACATCGTGCTGAGCATCTCCATCCCGGGCATCTCGCTGCTCGGGCACCTCGGCGGGCTGGCGCTGGGCGCGGCCGCGACGGCGGCGCTGGTGTACGCGCCGCGGGAGCGCCGGGTGCCGGTGCAGGCCGCGGCGCTCGGCGGACTGCTGCTCCTGCTGGTCGTCGTGGTGGTGACGCGGGACCTGTCGATGGGCCCGATCCACTGCATCGCCGACCGCTGCTTCGGCGGCTGA
- a CDS encoding PH domain-containing protein gives MDVNTVREWSAPLGLVTCGWALAACSAVWWWLAETPSDRLFVGLLVVVLAVAAGSGSLLRPRLRADPSGIALRGFTGTRHHPWAQVRVEVRSRQRFGLSTSTLELDTESGELVVLGKLDLGEDPQDVADALDVLRG, from the coding sequence GTGGATGTGAACACCGTGCGCGAGTGGTCCGCTCCCCTGGGCCTGGTCACCTGCGGTTGGGCGCTGGCCGCCTGCAGCGCCGTGTGGTGGTGGCTCGCCGAGACGCCGTCCGACCGGTTGTTCGTCGGGCTGCTCGTCGTCGTGCTGGCCGTCGCCGCGGGCTCCGGCAGCCTGCTGCGCCCCCGGTTGCGCGCCGACCCGTCCGGGATCGCGCTGCGCGGCTTCACCGGGACCCGGCACCACCCGTGGGCGCAGGTGCGGGTCGAGGTGCGGTCGCGGCAGCGCTTCGGGCTGAGCACGTCGACGCTGGAACTGGACACCGAGTCCGGTGAGCTCGTCGTCCTCGGGAAGCTGGATCTCGGCGAGGACCCGCAGGACGTGGCCGACGCCCTGGACGTGCTGCGCGGCTGA
- the crgA gene encoding cell division protein CrgA: MPKSKVRKKDSAATPVDRRTPVKAKSVGPSHPIYVVVMLGVMLIGLLWLVVNYLAGEQIPFMTELGPWNFAVGFAFIIVGLLMTMRWR, translated from the coding sequence ATGCCGAAGTCAAAGGTCCGCAAGAAGGACTCCGCTGCCACCCCGGTGGACCGCCGCACGCCGGTGAAGGCGAAGTCGGTCGGCCCGTCGCACCCGATCTACGTGGTCGTGATGCTCGGCGTGATGCTGATCGGCCTGCTCTGGCTGGTGGTGAACTACCTGGCCGGCGAGCAGATCCCGTTCATGACCGAGCTGGGGCCGTGGAACTTCGCGGTCGGGTTCGCGTTCATCATCGTCGGTCTGCTGATGACCATGCGGTGGCGCTGA
- a CDS encoding class E sortase, with protein sequence MTAPPPDRRGERLRGGIRITGEVLITLGLVFLLFVFYAVHVTDWTSARRQAEASERLRAEWERPAASAAPAAEGEGFAELHIPALGPDFRYTVLEGTDATTLAAGPGHYTGTALPGEQGNLAIAGHRIGKGAPFGDLDRLAACDAIVVETATDWYVYRVLPMRDQVAGWDPAADPRCAGVAPIGGPYQGLVGQEIVHPEQGEVIYPVPWRPREELPREQQTRLITLTTCHPRWSAAQRLIVHGVLVKQYPKDPVHRDLRPAELEES encoded by the coding sequence GTGACCGCTCCGCCCCCGGATCGCCGAGGTGAGCGGCTGCGCGGCGGCATCCGCATCACCGGCGAGGTGTTGATCACCCTCGGTCTGGTGTTCCTGCTGTTCGTCTTCTACGCCGTGCACGTCACCGATTGGACCAGCGCCCGCAGGCAGGCGGAGGCGAGCGAGCGGCTGCGCGCCGAGTGGGAGCGCCCCGCGGCCTCCGCCGCGCCCGCCGCGGAGGGGGAGGGGTTCGCCGAGCTGCACATCCCGGCGCTCGGCCCCGACTTCCGCTACACCGTGCTGGAGGGCACCGACGCGACGACCCTCGCCGCGGGACCCGGCCACTACACCGGCACGGCGCTGCCCGGTGAGCAGGGCAACCTGGCCATCGCCGGGCACCGCATCGGCAAGGGCGCGCCGTTCGGCGACCTCGACCGGCTGGCCGCCTGCGACGCGATCGTCGTGGAGACCGCGACCGACTGGTACGTGTACCGGGTGCTGCCGATGCGCGACCAGGTCGCGGGGTGGGACCCGGCGGCCGACCCGCGCTGCGCGGGCGTCGCGCCGATCGGCGGGCCGTACCAGGGCCTGGTCGGGCAGGAGATCGTCCACCCGGAGCAGGGCGAAGTGATCTACCCGGTGCCGTGGCGCCCGCGCGAGGAGCTCCCGCGCGAGCAGCAGACCCGGTTGATCACCCTCACCACCTGCCACCCGCGGTGGTCCGCGGCGCAGCGGCTGATCGTGCACGGCGTGCTGGTCAAGCAGTACCCGAAGGACCCGGTGCACCGGGACCTGCGCCCCGCGGAGCTCGAGGAGTCCTGA
- a CDS encoding aminodeoxychorismate/anthranilate synthase component II, whose amino-acid sequence MRVLVVDNYDSFVYNLVQYLAQLGADCVVRRNDAVTDEDVAWSDGVLLSPGPGTPDRAGRSMELVRTCARDRRPLFGVCLGHQAIGATWGGVVERAPELLHGKTSLIEHSGAGVFAGLPQPFVATRYHSLIVRAVSVPDDFEVTARTADGIVMGMRHRELPVEGVQFHPESVLTDGGHRMLANWMTAAGHPPQAELVDELERGMRSLAAAAQRS is encoded by the coding sequence GTGCGCGTACTCGTCGTCGACAACTACGACAGCTTCGTCTACAACCTCGTGCAGTACCTCGCCCAGCTCGGCGCGGACTGCGTGGTGCGGCGCAACGACGCCGTGACCGACGAGGACGTGGCCTGGTCCGACGGCGTCCTGCTCAGCCCCGGGCCTGGCACGCCGGACCGGGCCGGCCGGTCGATGGAGCTCGTCCGGACCTGCGCCCGCGACCGGCGCCCGCTGTTCGGGGTGTGCCTCGGGCACCAGGCGATCGGCGCCACCTGGGGCGGTGTCGTGGAACGCGCACCGGAGCTGCTGCACGGCAAGACCTCGCTGATCGAGCACTCCGGTGCGGGCGTGTTCGCCGGCCTGCCGCAGCCGTTCGTCGCGACCCGCTACCACTCGCTGATCGTGCGGGCGGTGAGCGTGCCGGACGACTTCGAGGTCACCGCGCGCACCGCCGACGGCATCGTGATGGGCATGCGGCACCGCGAGCTGCCCGTCGAAGGCGTGCAGTTCCACCCCGAGTCCGTGCTCACCGACGGCGGGCACCGGATGCTGGCGAACTGGATGACCGCCGCCGGGCACCCGCCGCAGGCGGAACTGGTGGACGAGCTGGAGCGCGGCATGCGCTCGCTCGCCGCCGCCGCGCAGCGTTCTTGA
- the pknB gene encoding Stk1 family PASTA domain-containing Ser/Thr kinase — MSSPRLLNNRYEIGDTLGYGGMSEVHRGRDIRLGRDVAVKVLRADLARDPTFQLRFRREAQNAAALNHPAIVAVYDTGETDTEEDQLPYIVMEYVDGRTLRDIVKSEGPLPPRRAMEVMADASAALDFSHRHGIVHRDVKPANIMITRSGAVKVMDFGIARALADGQAAVTQTAAVIGTAQYLSPEQARGESVDARSDVYAAGCVLFELLTSEPPFTGDSPVAVAYQHVREDPRKPSDVNPTVPASLDAVVLKALSKNPANRYQSAAEMRADLVRVLSGQRPKAPMIMSEEDRTSMMAPPAATEVFSPGRHRSAERHTGSTATVAAADYDDGKRRRNWLIALVTLACVGVFILVAWLATTFFAQSDEPRKEAVPPLEGMTMSAARSQLNAGNWLFDVSPQKCESTAEQLGTVVKVTPAAGTQVVKKEQRLQLCEGGGPAIVSVPDLYGKEKSEASTLLRDQGLVLGLDDDEVEVEDSNLVGKIVDWESKGGSVARGTTINVTVGKEVAKTQVPDVRTLSYEQAKATLEPAGFKIQREERDSDQDAGTVIDQNPSPGTSVKKGSEITLVVSNGAQLTMPPLTGKSKDEAEQALKAMGWNGSIKEEEVETDDLSKDDQVIGSSPGSGQKIGKNQTVTLQIGKYDANPSTSNPPTSDGFFPGFG, encoded by the coding sequence ATGAGCTCACCGCGACTTCTCAACAACCGCTACGAAATCGGGGACACGCTCGGTTACGGCGGTATGTCGGAGGTCCACCGCGGCCGGGACATCCGGCTGGGGCGGGACGTGGCGGTCAAGGTACTGCGTGCCGACCTGGCCCGGGACCCCACGTTCCAACTCCGGTTCCGCCGCGAGGCGCAGAACGCCGCCGCGTTGAACCACCCGGCGATCGTCGCCGTCTACGACACCGGTGAGACGGACACCGAAGAGGACCAGCTCCCGTACATCGTCATGGAGTACGTGGACGGCCGGACGCTGCGCGACATCGTCAAGTCCGAGGGTCCGCTGCCGCCGCGCCGTGCGATGGAGGTCATGGCGGACGCGTCGGCGGCGCTGGACTTCAGCCACCGGCACGGGATCGTGCACCGCGACGTGAAGCCGGCCAACATCATGATCACCCGCTCCGGCGCGGTGAAGGTGATGGACTTCGGCATCGCCCGGGCGCTGGCCGACGGCCAGGCCGCGGTCACCCAGACCGCCGCGGTGATCGGGACCGCCCAGTACCTGTCGCCGGAGCAGGCGCGCGGCGAATCCGTCGACGCCCGCTCCGACGTGTACGCCGCGGGCTGCGTGCTGTTCGAGCTGCTGACCTCGGAGCCGCCGTTCACCGGTGACTCCCCCGTCGCGGTCGCCTACCAGCACGTGCGGGAGGACCCGCGCAAGCCGTCCGACGTGAACCCGACGGTGCCCGCCTCGCTGGACGCGGTGGTGCTCAAGGCGCTCAGCAAGAACCCGGCGAACCGGTACCAGTCGGCCGCGGAGATGCGCGCCGACCTGGTGCGGGTGCTGTCCGGCCAGCGCCCCAAGGCTCCGATGATCATGTCGGAGGAGGACCGCACCTCGATGATGGCGCCGCCCGCGGCGACCGAGGTGTTCAGCCCCGGCAGGCACCGCTCCGCGGAGCGCCACACCGGCTCCACGGCGACCGTGGCCGCCGCCGACTACGACGACGGCAAGCGCCGCCGGAACTGGTTGATCGCACTGGTCACGCTGGCCTGCGTCGGCGTGTTCATCCTGGTGGCGTGGCTGGCGACGACGTTCTTCGCGCAATCCGACGAACCGCGCAAGGAAGCCGTCCCGCCGCTGGAAGGCATGACGATGAGCGCGGCCCGCTCGCAGCTCAACGCCGGCAACTGGCTGTTCGACGTCAGCCCGCAGAAGTGCGAGTCCACCGCCGAGCAGCTCGGCACCGTGGTCAAGGTGACCCCGGCGGCCGGCACCCAGGTGGTGAAGAAGGAGCAGCGGCTCCAGCTCTGCGAGGGCGGCGGACCCGCGATCGTCAGCGTCCCCGACCTGTACGGCAAGGAGAAGAGCGAGGCCTCCACGCTGCTGCGCGACCAGGGCCTGGTGCTGGGCCTGGACGACGACGAGGTCGAGGTCGAGGACTCCAACCTGGTCGGCAAGATCGTCGACTGGGAGAGCAAGGGCGGCTCCGTCGCCCGCGGCACCACCATCAACGTGACCGTCGGCAAGGAGGTCGCGAAGACGCAGGTCCCGGACGTGCGCACGCTCTCCTACGAGCAGGCGAAGGCCACCCTGGAACCGGCGGGCTTCAAGATCCAGCGCGAGGAGCGGGACTCCGACCAGGACGCGGGCACGGTGATCGACCAGAACCCGTCGCCGGGCACCAGCGTCAAGAAGGGTTCCGAGATCACGCTGGTCGTGTCCAACGGCGCCCAGCTCACGATGCCGCCGCTGACCGGCAAGTCCAAGGACGAGGCGGAGCAGGCCCTCAAGGCGATGGGCTGGAACGGCAGCATCAAGGAGGAAGAGGTCGAGACCGACGACCTGAGCAAGGACGACCAGGTCATCGGCAGCTCGCCCGGCTCCGGCCAGAAGATCGGCAAGAACCAGACGGTGACCTTGCAGATCGGCAAGTACGACGCCAACCCGAGCACCAGCAACCCGCCGACCTCCGACGGGTTCTTCCCCGGATTCGGTTGA